The sequence GGCCATTGGGTGCAAATGGGTCTATAGAGTCAAATACAATGCTGATGGCTCCTTGGACAGATACAAAGCTAGGCTTGTTGCCAAAGGTTTCACTCAACAAGCTGGCTTAGACTTCACTGATACTTTTTCACTTGTTGCTAAGCTCACTACTGTCAAAACTCTTCTTGCCATTTCTGCTATGAGAGGTTGGCATTTGGTTCAACTTGATGTGAACAATGCCTTTCTTAATGGTGATCTCCATGAAGAAGTCTATATGCAGTTACCTCAGGGATTTCACAGCAAGGGGGAGAACCTAGTTTGCAAGCTTAACAAGTCTTTGTATGGTCTCAAGCAAGCATCAAGACAGTGGTACTCCAAGTTCTCTTCaaccattttaaaatatggTTTCAAGCAATCCAAATCAGATTACTCCTTGTTCACTAAGAAGTGCAATCAGACTTTCATAGCATTacttgtttatgttgatgacattctaATTGCAAGCAATGATGTTCAAGCAGTTGAAGATCTTAAGACTTCTTTGAATCAGGAATTCAAGTTGAAAGACCTTggtaatttgaaatattttcttggTCTTGAGGTTGCTAGATCAGAGAAAGGAATTTCATTATGTCAAAGGAAGTATGCATTAGGTGTTCTTAAAGATGCTGGAATGACAAGTTGCAAACCCAGTAAAGTACCAATGGaacaaaacttaaaactaaGCAAATTTCAAGGAGAATTGTTGACTGATCCGGGTGTTTATAGGAGATTAGTTGGAAGACTGCTTTACCTAACCATAACAAGACCAGATATTACCTATTCAGTTCATAAACTAAGCCAATTCATGGCTAAGCCTAGAAAGCCACATCTTGATGCAGCCTACAAGGTGTTGCAATACATTAAAGGATGCCCTGGCCAAGGCATTCTCCTATCATCAAAATCAGATTTGCATTTGAAGGCTTACACGGATGCAGATTGGGCCTCTTGTGTAGATACCAGAAGGTCTACTACTggattttgtgtgtttttaggAGACTCATTGATCTCATGGAAGTCTAAGAAACAATCCATAGTTTCTAGATCCTCAGCTGAAGCTGAATATAAGGCAATGGccttaagtgtttgtgaaatgACTTGGCTGTTGGCTTTGTTAAAGGATTTTGAAGTTGATCATCCACAACCGGGCATGCTTTTCTGTGATAACCAGGCAGCAATCTATATTGGTGAGAACCCTGTCTTCCATGAACGTACAAAACACATAGAAGTAGACTGCCACTTGGTTAGAGACAAGGTACAAGAAAAGGTGATTCGTTTATTCTTCACTCCCACACATACACAGCTAGCAGATCTATTTACCAAGGCATTATGCAGTCAGCAGCTGAAGTTCTTAATTTCCAAGATGAATGTATTAAACATACATAATTCTGAGTctcatcttgagggggagtatcagACAATAAAGAAGAAAGGAGCAGAGAATAAGAAGAATGAGAAGAGGAGTAAAACGACACTACAAATAAGCTAAGCTACAAGTCTACTTAGAAGAGCAGCTAAACGGCATGTAGTCTTGGTTGATTATTTAACTCAGATTATGTCACACGTATTGTAACTAACTCTCACACGTGTTGTAACTAACTCCATTAGCTCCTTCTCCCTTTTCTGTTATTCTTTCAGTTATTCCGTTGCTCTCtgttttgggtatttgattTCAGAGATGTATATAAGCTTGATGTATGTACAGATTCATTAAATACAAGAATTAGAGAAAGTTTCTTATctcttctctcaatttctctctctgttCTTCCTGTGTGTTCACACATTTGTTTCTtcctttatttctattttgttataGATGATGTCACagatgaaggaaaagaagatttttAATGCAGAAGCAAGTTAAAAATCTCTGTAAGATTACATAAATTCAGATTCAATGGTAGCTCTTTTCATTCAAGGAGGAACTATttcttgaagaaaattttttggaaaaagaaacgATAGTTTGGTTTAGTCTAAAGCCAGGCTGCAACAAAGTAGAAATGCTATATTGTGATGTTTGTCCTTTCCCACTTCTCACGATTTTCGTTTCGTTTATAGTTATTTAATTTTGGGGTAGCAGACTTTTAGAAGGATGTAAAAAATGGCGTAATTATCTAATTTCTCGTGTACATTTCCATGgaataattttctttgattcttcAATTGCTCATGTGCAAATTTAGTTACATATTACAATACTCTGTCTACTAGTCTTAAACTCCAAGTTGACATTATCATTCttttacctctctctctctctctctctctctctctctctctctcacacacacacacacacacacatcattTCATCCACACAGTAGCTTTCCCCCAATAAAAGCTGATTAGAGAAGGCAAAATCATGAGTTCTCATTGATTGAAATTATTGAACCTTTGGTTTTACCTTAACTACCCTCAAATCAGCAAACCCACCATCATGTCTTTATTGACACTAAGTTCTAAATAGTAACATACTAACATCATAGAGCCTAAGGTTCCAAAACTAGCAAACATTTCTCAATTGACAATTGCTTAAAGAgtataaaatgatcaaattgaGAATCAAAGTTTCATGATTTGTATTAGAGTTCCAACCACCGTCGATTATGAAATCAATAATGTGGGTAAAGCATGTAGTTCTCTAGTTCTGGATATTCCATATTAGATCtcttctaaaattaaaaagcatcaaGCTTCTTAAACATTTGTTCACCACCTCATAATTGATAGCTTTAAAGCCTTTAATATGTAACgccaaaaaacattttcatgGACATGTTGACTATAATATAACAACCCTCTAACAAACCTCTTCAATCATGAAAAATTAAGTTGCAAGCAACCAAACCTCTAGTTATTATGTTTACCTTAACCATGACATTCCTCATACACTCCCCAGCTACAGTGCTTCATTCTCTCTAAATCATTTCCATTCTATAGTACTTTTCCACACAGCATGCCTAGAACAGCACAAGTTCTTGAATCAATCCATCTAATGAACGCAGCACATATTTTCAGGGAATCTATCAGACTTGTACTTCTTCATTCAACTCATTTCCATTCAATCTCAATATTCCTTTTCTCACCTCTCCctatctctctcttcatctcccACTTTCTCATTCACCAATTTCCCCAAATGCCCGCCTCAACAATTAAATTCACACATCATTTACTTGGACTACCTCTGTCTAAATTACTCTCCAATAACATTGTTCACATCATCATATGTTTTCCTTCATTTATCACCTTCTCTCTGCTTGGAAGAGCTGCCACTGCTCAAGCAGTGTCAGACAGTTACAACAGAATAAACCTTGATAGAAGAAGGTTACTTATGAGAAGTGGCTTGGCTTGGATTAGGCTTCTCCATACAAGTTTTTGTGAGTTCCTTCTTGTATTTGGCCTTCTGGGTGTTTTGGTGGCTATGTTGGCAACAATACCAAAGATATTATTTGCATGGGGTATTTGTTCCAAAATGTTAGGACTCTGGGGTGTCCTAGGGATTCTAGGTGTGCCCTTTTGCGTGGCATTTGCACATGTTATGGTTGTAGGGAACCTAGCGAGGGTTTTATCAGTATTGGAGGGTGAGAGTTATGGGTTTGAGTCATTATTGAAGGCCAAGAGTCTCATGGAAGGAAAGCGACAAACAGCTTTGGTTATGGCTTTGTCTAGCAATATGGGTCTTAGACTAGTTGAGCGTTTGTTTGAGTTTAGGATGTGCAGCGGAATCAGCTTATGGGAAGCTCCTCTGTTGGTTTCCATGTATTCCTTGGTGCTAGTTTTTGACAGTGTCATGAATGTTGTGTTCTATTATGCATGTAAACCTTGAGATTTTCTAATGTCATATAGGTAGCAAATGTTCCTTTACTGTGGTTGATTCAGATTAGGATCATCTTGAGTTTTAGAAATTTCTAAAATCCAATTCATTCAATTTGAAATGAGTGAACTAAATTTTACTAAGTTATCAACATTTAAGTAAATGTTAACTATCACcattttgagatatatatatatatatatattattattaatgaagtGGCAAAATCCAATTCACacattttatataaatagattaGATTTTAACTCCTTGGTGGAAACCTTTCCAACTCTCAAGAATCCTAATCCGGTTGATTCCACAAACTTCAAAGGATTTTAATTAGTTGAATGATTCTACAATTTTTGTGactgaaaatatttgttgtatAAGCCAGAAAATACGACTGACCGAGGTTAATGTCCTattagccactagaagcaaattCATCTCtaagaaagagaacaaaataTGTTGGTAAGGGAGCCTTCAGCCAGAGCTATTCAAGCAAGATCTACCCTTGAATTTGTATAACTTCATACAAGCAAGATCTACCCTTGCATCTTTTTTCAATCAACTGCATAAACTTATCTTTGGTTTAAGGGGAAGATGTGAAAAGGGGGCATTAACATGGAATCCTTTGccaagaattttttattttttattttaagtttgtgAATTACCCGTGCACTCCATGAGTCTTGAATGCACAAAGCACTCTCCACCTTTACGAAGGAAGGAAATTCCATTTGAGTCAGATCTCAATGGCCCTTTaccaaagaaatttaatttggcATTTGTATTGAAATGCATTGCCAAGAAACTAAATTAGCAAGCCATGAAATTATCTGAGATGGGGAAAAAGTAGAGATGAACTCAGATAATTGAGAGAACATAAGAGAACAGCCATGAGTATAAATCAGGAGAGTATGATACAGGAGAGTATGATACACTTGATACAAAAGCATTGCCTAAAAGCGGAAACTTCCAAACATTTCCCCTCCCCTCTCCTCCCCAAACATACCCTTGGTCTGATAGCTACCCCTTGCTTGAGCAGAGAGCAAATGCTTCTTTTTCCAAAACCCTTGCAGCAGGTCCCGATGCCACCATCAGCTCAGAAATTTCAACTGCTCAGACAAGTGAACAATTAAAATCTATTACTACCAATACCTCCGACTGTAAAATGccatcatatatatgaaaatggCTTCAGCCAAAAAATATGTTTaccaagttgttaattaatttatatgcaTAGAAAACCTCAAATCACTGGCAACTCAAAAATCCACCAATTAAATTCCCATCAGTTTTATATACTAATCAAAATGCAACCAACAGGAAGAAGCAGCAGAGGATGTAGATCTGACAACTAAAAAAGGACTATATGTATAAGTTCAGATAAATTACAGAATTGATCCACACATATTAAGATCCTACGTTACAAGAAAAATGTGTTCCCTCCACTAAGAAAAGCAAAAGCATAATGGGCTAAATGCAGCAGGTTGAAAAACTCAGGCCTCAATACCAGGTTTTTCACTGACAGACACCACAAAGCACTAACATTAGCAACAATGAGGTACAAGAGTTCCACAGACCAAGAGAAAAGCTTATTTCTACTATCTGCAAGTTAAAAAGTACGGAGAAACAGAACAAAGACAATGGATAATATCCTTGTTCCCAAAATTTAATCACTTCTTGGTATCACCTCAAAGAGAAATACTAACTGGGACAAACATGGATATCATGTTTCCAACGGAGACTTCTAGGGATCAaatccccccctcccccaactattgaattatcataaaagaaataaataaataaaaagacatgggtatccagtgaaaaaaaaaagtattttagaGATAGCATATAGTTGAAAAACTTCCACTCTCCAAAGGCAGTTATGTCAACTTGTTTTTTTCTGGTGCCTCTTTACCTAATAGAGCACGCACCTACTGCTAGCAATAAGGACCAAACAAGTAGTACAAGTTATtggcacttaaaaaaaaaattagtacaagCTATAGGCAATACTAAAGTAAAGCAATTAACCCTAAAAAATTTCCGTAATGTTTGCTAGCTACTCCACTCCTTAAGCATTAACCCAAGAGAGGTTTCCATAATGTTTGTTAGCTACTCCATGCTTTTGAAATATGCATCACATCAAACGGGAGCAAAGCCACCTACGGAATGGTCCATATCAAACGCCTTTGCAAGAACATAACCACCACATTTAGGTCCAATACAATCTAAATTGAAAGGTTTGCAATGTTCTCTTTTCTAATGGACTAAACCTTTCACAAAAACAAAGTATCACATGACCTCATCTATGTTATGCCTGTCCTAATATGCAATGGAGAACAAACTGACATCCATAACCATTAATCCAAGTAGAAGTCGTTTCACTTTGGTTACATAAAACCAGATACCTTATGAGTGTAAAATAATTAGGGTTCACACTTGTTTTCATATGTATCATTTAAACTTGAATTTCAACTTCTTACAAATTGCATATTCTAGCCAGAGATGAAGATGTAAATCAACACAACACAATTTGACAAAGCAAATCAAATGTTTCCTTAAACAAGAGATGCATAAGTTAATCATTAATACCTGCTGtcaaaaaaggaataaaaacaaatacaatatTTTTCCCTAATTTTTCACATCTAATACTGGCAAatatctctctcaaaaaaagataCTAGCAAATAACATATCATTCAATCATAACAAATAATTCAAACATGCCATGTAAGATCAAGGAAACACCCACCACCAACATCACTCACTAACATTCTCTTCAGAAGCATCGGAATCCTCATCATCCTCCACCTCTTCCTGCATTTTCGCAATCTCCACTTGCGCCCTCTCCAGAATCTGCTTCTTCTGCAACTCCAACTCCCTCTGGAACTCCAACCTCATCTTCTCCAACTCCATCATCTGCTGCCTCTTACTACTCTCAATCTTCTCATATATCTCCCCAAACCTCTGTATCGAATCCGCCAACACCTTATACGACAATCCATCTCCACCGCAGCCTCTCACTCCCCCCCTCTCATCCAACCCATTcccttcctcttcctcctcctcattCTCCGACTCCCCGGGACTATCCCTCATCTCATCAAACCCATTAGACCTCTCCAAATAAACCCGGGTATTCATAAACACATACTCCCCGGAATCAATCCCACACGCCAACCCGCACTCTTGCCTCGGCGACGAAGCCATTAACATATCCATCTTCTTAAAGTAGACCCATTTGCTAGAATTCAATCCAAAGTCCTCAACTTTAACCTTCTCTTTCTTGTACTTCCTCTTCAGCTTATCCAACATAGTTCTACACTGCAACTCATCCTTCTCCATCTTCGACGCCTCCGATACCTTCTCCGCAACATCGTTCCAGTCCTCAGACCTCAAGCTCTTCCTCCCCAACTGGAGAAACCTGTCCCCCCACACCTCCAACAACACAAACACCGCGTGCTCATTCCAGTGAGCACCCGAATACAGAGGCTTCGAGCTCCTACTACCCCTCGGAACCGAAGCGAAGTCGAACTCGAACTCGGGAATCGAATTCCTTAGCTTCCTCTTCTTTGAGTGCCTGTCGACAAATTCACCATCTCCTTCCAAATTCCGATAATACCCACCTGGGTTTTCGTCATCTTCGTCGTCCAAAGCTTCTTCCAACACGACGTCGTtttcgtcgtcgtcgtcgtcttCTTCGATTTCGTAGCGATTGGAGATTGGGTGAGAGAAAGGGGCATTGCGAATTGGATTTCTAGGGCGACGAGGTGGGTTGTATGGGTTTAAAGAATAGGGCTTTGAAGGGTACCTCGCGTCGTCTTCAATgtcatccattttttttttttctgcaataaaattgatttagaaccaaacaagccctaatTTTGATTTCGAGAAATgttagggtttttgttttggtttggaaTTGAGGACGGTGTCGTTTTTGTTGGGGCTTGGCAAACCCTAAATTGTTCTATTTTTCTGGCGAAAATTTTTGAACAAAGAGTTGGGAGTTTCGGgtaggggagagagagagaggctgatTGAATCGGGTGGGTTTTTGGGGAAAATATCGGCGGGAGCTAAAATGCACCGGGGGTGCGTGCGTGGTGTAAAATTAAAGTGGCCGTTGGTTTTcgctttttcagttttcagtagaTTGTCCACGCGTCACCGGTGCGCGTAGCTATATGTTGTGTTTGTATAGTTGTCATGCGCCACACTGACACTGGGTTTCTGGGCCGTGTTGGATTGGAACTTGATTTCAGAAGGCTGGCCACTGAAAACTTGCTAGAAACCGAAGTGGCAAACGTGGGCTAAAGCCCAGGTACTGTGTGAGATGGATGATAACGTAcccccttattttttttttaatttttttttctataaataattcgatagttacaagagaatttcaaaaccaaatatcttaaaaaaacCAAGAGATACCAattagttgagttacaaaaattttaaaataataattaacattGTATTCAAATGCACTCTTTATGTATGCTTGGCTTTTGACCTTCAAAATATGCTtagttatgaattatgatgaGTTCTGATTTTGATGTTTGGTAAGAAATGAAATTGCACGTATTAGGTCAAAAACACTCAATTTTGGTTATACATAAAGgggtatttttttcaaaaacatgctCCTCTTACCGttttgcatttaaaaataaaaaataaaaaaatttgttctatATAAGAGTCTTTCTTTAAAAATCACAAGCCTCAcaacaaaaacattgaaaatttgttcaacacATGCTTCTTACAACTAAATcctactatatattttttttaaataatcattgTGTTTTTCaggataagaaaaataaaaagagccATTACTATTGAAaagaatttaataataagaaattattattattataactcTAATTTTTAATAGACCAAAATTTAGGTATAATTCCTTAAGTGCATTATATTAGGgttctcaattaaattcaaatacatgCCTACATTATTAACCAATACAATAGAATTAGTATTACCTTTTTCAATGaatattaaattcaattttgttgtgtgtttgaatttaattaagaatcTAATGTATTGCACATAAGGAACTGAATCAGAGTCtattccttattattattattattattattgtaggaATAAAAGAACTAAGTAGGAGTATTGTCGTGGGTCGAGTCAGAGGATGCCGAGGATGCCAAGGATAATCAAGCAATGAAACAAGCATGTGGGTTGATAGGCCGAGGACAAGGACAAATGATGACGAGCAGGTAGTGTCTCCCGAGGAGCCAAACTTCCTCGGGAAGCGTTATAGAGGGTCGGAACCTGGCCGCCTAGAGAATAATGTGCAAGAGGCAACTATACTTTTGAGGATGAGCTTCGAAGTAAGGAGTCAACAGTGAACTAAGAAATATCTGAGAAGAAGACTGCTACCATCACATTAAATGTTCTGCACCTAACTAActggccacatttatgtggaaatgatacctgaacagtgataTTTAGCGTTACAGCTACACACAAAAGTTCTAGGAGGGCTctaatgggacaagcatccaGAAGATAACTTATACAATCAACAAGTTGAATAGGACTATATAAAGAAAAGACCCCCGTGAGAAATGGGAGAGGTAAtcactaaaaaaacaaacaaaatggagAGAGAACACCTTGTACTGAGAAAAagcttgaatatatataagaacatcTTATCCTTGGACTTGATCGAGGAGTGTCATTATCATATTGTGTTCTTCTTACTGGTTTAATCTCCTTCAGTTAAGGCCCATACTCGGTTTGCTAAAACGTTCTTCTTTGTAAGAtccactctctaacaaatttattgtgttaggCTTGTTGGACCTTTCTTAACTGTTCGCCGAGGGAGGCTTTAGTTTTGggcccttacaattggcgctaTTTATGGGAAACTTGAAGAAGAGTGTATAGTTTAGATCAACCATGGTGGGTTCTAGTCCGAATCGAGAAGAATCTATGGGGTCTCAACGTCAAGACCAATTTCTTAACTTAGAACGGAGAAGAGATCGTGAAGTTAGTGTTCATACGACTCATACTAGTAGGAGTCATTCTAGAACTGGGAGTTATGTGTCGCATGGGGAGGATACTAGGGATCTCTAGTTGGAGATAGACCATTTGCACTGAAAACTATGTTGTAAACAAAGAATGGCGTCTCCTCGAAGCTTAGGGTCTGAGTTAGGGGAAGATGACAGTTATAGGCCAAGGTCAAGAATCCCTCCTAGTGAATCTTTTTCCTATAAGGAGGAACATTATCATAGGAAAAGGAGTAGAATTTCGGCCTATAGGAGCTTGGGAAATGATGCTATGAGTAGGGCCTTGCACCAAATCTCGAGATCACTGTTCACACAGAGGATTGAAAGGGCAAAGCTTCCTCATCGGTTTGTGCAACCCACTTTTACCATTTACATTAGGAGGACAGACCCAGTGGAGCACGTTAGTCACTTTAATAAGAGAATGACTGTTTGTTCGAGGAACGAGGCCTTGATGTGTAAAGTGTTCCTTTTTAGCTTGGGGCCTATTgcaatgagatggtttgatgggtTGGAAGAAGGCTCCATTAGCTTCTTCCAGGAGCTCACTAAGGCCTTCAGGGCTCAATTCTATACGTGTAGCAAGGTTCCTTACCCCCTAGACTCCTTGCTATCAATGGCAATGAGAGAGGGCGAAACTTTGAAAACTTACTCGAacagatattgggagatgttcaatgagatagatggAGATTTCAAGGATGTGGCTATAAGGACGTTTAAAGTCGGCCTTCCCTCTAagcatgatttgagaaaatccTTAACGAAGAAGCTTGTGCGAAGCATGCATCAATTAATGGATCGAATTGACGAGTATAAACGACTTGAGGAAGATCAACAGCAAAGGAAGGGGAAAGCGAAGATGACCCCTCCTGACTGAAGAGGCTTTAGGCCGGAGAGGTATAATAACAACAGACCCAGGAGAGATTATCCTAGACATGCTGGGCACTCTACTACTCAAGTAGTTAATACAGTATTTAGGGAGCCCGTACACCAAATCCTTGACAAGATAAAGAATGAACCGTATTTCAAGTGGCCGAATAAGATGAGAGGAGACCTTACCAAGCGTAATCAAGGTCTTTATTGCTAGTATCATCAAAACCGTGGACACACTACAGAAGATTGTAGAAATTTGCGCTATTATCTTGAGCAACTAGTCAAGATTGGGAAGCTGAGACAGTTTTTGTAACAACCACATGTACAGGGGAGTCAGGATAGGTTAGTGCATCAGCGAGACAACTCCTCGAAACCATCACTGGGAACAATCAATGTAATTATGGCAGCCCTAGGTCGAATTGACACATATTCATTTGAGGTCATGTCTGTATCCAGTTCACACACCGAGGATCCAATCCTTGAACCTAAACGGGGGAAGATGCAGGTCCGACCAGCTTTGAGCTTTTCCAATGACGATAAAGTGGGAACTTATCAGCCGCATGATGATGCCTTAGTGGTTACCCTTTGGATAGGGAGCTACGACGTAAGGAGGGTCCTAGTAGACCAAGGCAGTGGTGTAGAGATCATGTATCCTAATCTGTACAATGGACTTAAACTGAAACCCAAGGATCTAGTTAGCTATGATTCTCTTCTAGTGGGATTTGATGGGAAGAATGTTATCCCAAAGGGCATGATTAGATTGCTTGTTCAGGTGGGCTCAGAAGTGATGAAGGTGAACTTCATTGTGGTGGATGCTTACTCACGTTATACTGTCATCTTAGCAAGACCGTGGCTGCATGCCATGGGAGCTGTTTCTTCGACTTTGCATTTAAAGGTGAAGTATCCCTTTGGGGACCATGTTGAGGAGTTGATCGGAAGCCAGACCATGGCAAGGAAATGCTTGGTCGCTGCTATTAGACATTAGTCCAAGTGTGAACCCTTGGACATCCCCGAGAGGGCCTTGTAGCAATTAATAGAGGTAGAAGTATCCTTGGACGTTGCACATGAAGGGGCGAGGTGTGAGGAATTGgagaaaattattattgatgTCGATGCTGAGAGGTACGTCCAAGTTGgtgttggggtttatgccctaaaatccaatttattggcatgtcataaataattaaattgtttaattatatgaaacgATTTATAAGTGAATTCATGAGACATTATtatagtccttgagatgcattgtatgtaatttagtcacagaagatataaatcacaagttccttgtaaactcaaaatatagttTGGAGTTGGGGATGAAATTGGGCGTTttatctgcgaagactataacatatcaactaagatggtttgtcttgatcatggaagtggagacttctagttgatgtgtcttaagagttaagatatattgaactggaccactgtaagattaattattcaatcaaaaattgtcacctgaataattaatctcacgacTTTTAGTTTCATAGACTCTCAATCCTGAGAGGATAGTGAACCCGATCATTAAATGTAGGTTACTTTAATATATCAAAAGTGAGATCTAATATTCATGGtcaaaacctcaatatgttGGGTAACTACAcatagtgttgatggaacacatattctcaaaatggaatccataatctctttttatagagacacGAAATATCTCATTGagata is a genomic window of Quercus lobata isolate SW786 chromosome 2, ValleyOak3.0 Primary Assembly, whole genome shotgun sequence containing:
- the LOC115976960 gene encoding trihelix transcription factor ASIL2, with the protein product MDDIEDDARYPSKPYSLNPYNPPRRPRNPIRNAPFSHPISNRYEIEEDDDDDENDVVLEEALDDEDDENPGGYYRNLEGDGEFVDRHSKKRKLRNSIPEFEFDFASVPRGSRSSKPLYSGAHWNEHAVFVLLEVWGDRFLQLGRKSLRSEDWNDVAEKVSEASKMEKDELQCRTMLDKLKRKYKKEKVKVEDFGLNSSKWVYFKKMDMLMASSPRQECGLACGIDSGEYVFMNTRVYLERSNGFDEMRDSPGESENEEEEEEGNGLDERGGVRGCGGDGLSYKVLADSIQRFGEIYEKIESSKRQQMMELEKMRLEFQRELELQKKQILERAQVEIAKMQEEVEDDEDSDASEENVSE
- the LOC115973144 gene encoding uncharacterized protein LOC115973144: MASPRSLGSELGEDDSYRPRSRIPPSESFSYKEEHYHRKRSRISAYRSLGNDAMSRALHQISRSLFTQRIERAKLPHRFVQPTFTIYIRRTDPVEHVSHFNKRMTVCSRNEALMCKVFLFSLGPIAMRWFDGLEEGSISFFQELTKAFRAQFYTCSKVPYPLDSLLSMAMREGETLKTYSNRYWEMFNEIDGDFKDVAIRTFKVGLPSKHDLRKSLTKKLVRSMHQLMDRIDEYKRLEEDQQQRKGKAKMTPPD
- the LOC115973153 gene encoding uncharacterized protein LOC115973153 — translated: MAALGRIDTYSFEVMSVSSSHTEDPILEPKRGKMQVRPALSFSNDDKVGTYQPHDDALVVTLWIGSYDVRRVLVDQGSGVEIMYPNLYNGLKLKPKDLVSYDSLLVGFDGKNVIPKGMIRLLVQVGSEVMKVNFIVVDAYSRYTVILARPWLHAMGAVSSTLHLKVKYPFGDHVEELIGSQTMARKCLVAAIRH